In the Neomonachus schauinslandi chromosome 13, ASM220157v2, whole genome shotgun sequence genome, one interval contains:
- the LOC110573813 gene encoding LOW QUALITY PROTEIN: protein SET-like (The sequence of the model RefSeq protein was modified relative to this genomic sequence to represent the inferred CDS: substituted 1 base at 1 genomic stop codon), producing the protein MAPKCQSSLPPQMKKQRLPPATKSQEMSISQHLPKGEKEQQETIEHIDEVQNEIDRLNEQASEEILKVEQKYNKLRQPFFQKRSELIAKIPNFGVTTFVNHPQVSALLGEEDEEVLHYLTRVEVTEFEDIKSGYRIDFYFDENPYFENKVLSKEFHLNESGDPSSKSTKIKWKSGKDLMKHSSQTQNKASRKRQHEEPESFFTRFTDHSDAGADELGEVIKDDIWPNPLXYYLVPDMDDEEGEGQEDDDDEEEGLEDIKEEGDEDEGEEDEDDDEGEEEEEDEGEDANGTLMDSNLPFLIFFSPWEEVAVFFFFPLLLCSFALFFEVFFSLPLYHGSQLILGGNTLSRTQWEKNLHPFLFEIHFYPFLSQQKLYGINTTVLCGKKEKPSAPLALLEAGGC; encoded by the coding sequence atggccCCCAAATGCCAGTCTTCACTCCCGCctcaaatgaagaaacaaagactaCCTCCTGCCACCAAGTCACAGGAGATGTCGATATCTCAGCACTTGCCtaagggagaaaaagaacagcaagaaaCAATTGAACATATTGATGaagtacaaaatgaaatagaCAGACTTAATGAACAAGCCAGTGAGGAGATTTTGAAAGTagaacagaaatataacaaaCTCCGCCAACCATTTTTTCAGAAAAGGTCAGAATTGATCGCCAAAATCCCCAATTTTGGGGTAACAACATTTGTCAACCATCCACAAGTGTCTGCACTGCTtggggaggaggatgaagaggtGCTGCATTATTTGACAAGAGTTGAAGTGACAGAATTTGAAGATATTAAATCAGGTTacagaatagatttttattttgatgaaaacccTTACTTCGAAAATAAAGTTCTCTCCAAAGAATTTCATCTGAATGAGAGTGGTGATCCATCTTCAAAGTCCAccaaaatcaaatggaaatctgGAAAGGATTTGATGAAACATTCAAGTCAAACACAGAATAAAGCCAGCAGGAAGAGACAACATGAGGAACCAGAGAGCTTCTTCACCCGGTTTACTGACCATTCTGATGCAGGTGCAGATGAGTTAGGAGAGGTCATCAAAGATGATATTTGGCCAAATCCATTATAGTACTACTTGGTTCCTGATATGGATGATGAAGAAGGGGAAGGacaagaagatgatgatgatgaagaagaaggaTTGGAAGATATCAAAGAAGAAGGAGATGAGGATGAAGgtgaagaagatgaagatgatgatgagggggaggaagaagaggaggatgaaGGAGAAGATGCTAATGGAACACTGATGGATTCCaaccttccttttttaattttcttcagtccCTGGGAGGAagttgcagtcttttttttttttcccctcctcttgtGCTCATTTGCCCTgttttttgaagtctttttttctctccctttatacCATGGTTCTCAACTTATTCTGGGGGGAAACACCTTGAGCAGAACACAGTGGGAAAAGAATCTCCACCCCTTTCTGTTCGAAATTCATTTTTATCCCTTCCTGTCTCAACAAAAACTTTATGGAATCAACACCACCGTGCTctgtgggaaaaaagaaaaaccttctgCTCCCTTAGCTCTGCTGGAAGCTGGAGGGTGCTAG